The DNA window GctagaaaaaaagttgaggctttgaaaaataaaaaaaaaaataaaaaaattaaaaataaaaagaaggatattattactgctaataataacagtagcACTGGTGATGATAAATCAGTAGAGAATACTCCTGATCATACTCTGGTCGATGATGAATCAACTGAAAATGatgccaaaaaaaatagagtGTCGATCCAGGAGGAGGAACCAAGAGAAAAATTGACTGAAGGGGAAgagaataaaattgaaacaaTTGTTACTCCAAAGGAGAAAGAAAGTGAAACAATTATTACACCAGAGATGAAAGAcgatgaaaaaattatcacaCAAGAAGGGGAAGAAAATGAATCATTTATTACAtcagaaaagaaagaggaTGAAAGGAATACTACAATAGAAAACAAAGACAACATGTCCGAAACAACAGATCGAAACAAAAACGGTGCTACTGATTTATTTGAAGTTTCTTCTAATCAAGCTTTAACTCCTGATAGTGCCCACAATGACAATGACGATTTTCTGAcatctataaaaaaaagcaatgAGTTAgaagatttaaaagaaaaaatcaaagCTTTAGAACAAGAACTGAAGAAATTAAAGTTTCATAATATGGAGCAGGAGACCAACATTGATGATTTAAAGGACGAAGTTACAACTCTACAAAATAACTTACAATCCACTGAAGATACACTAAAAGAAACACAGTCAGCTCtaatacaacaacaacaactaaACCAACAACTGCAACAACAGTTAAATCAGCAACAACAGACAGAACAAGTTGTAAACAACGGATTACCATTAAACTTAcaattttcttcatttaATAATGGCCAAAAAGCTCAGAATAACGCTACTGATTCTGTGAGATCTGCTACGCCTGTTGATAGATCTTTAATGTTTGCTAAGTGGAAAGAGTGGAACGTCGATATGACCACTTGGAGATCTATAGGTTCAGGTCCAATCGTAGAATTTTAACTTCTCATACCTATGTTTCTGTTGCAAAAGCTTATACATTCcttttgttgttactaTTTATACTTACtgactatttttttttttttaaacaactAATTATATACAATTTTTGTTACGCATgtcttatatatatatatattatatgtacatgaattttattatttagactataattatataaatgcAAAGCGTTAGTGACGCTAGTAACCATTGCTATTTAGCTCTGCATAAAACCATAACgttatcttttcttttggcAATAGCTTCATTGATATCCAAAACTACGTTGTTCTTCATGTCCTTGACCAAAATCAGTTCACCAGGTTGTAATGGcttaatttttctaatgGAAATTCCACTACATAATTTAGTCAAATCAGAATGATccaatataatttttaaattgggCTTACTAATCAAACCAAACTGACTTAGAACTGGTTTATTTTCTCTATATTTTAACCCGACCCATAGCCTTCTAGTAGAGATATTATCCGGTGTTACTTCGACTGATACAACGTCTGGACCTTTTGTGGAGCCTCTTTGTAATGAAGATACAAAACCGTGCTTATATAAATTGTATGCAACTTGCAAATGCAATTTTGTGTATGGAATTGATGTTAAAGACAATCTAACTCGGGTGCAGTTTTGTAGATGTGAACATACGTTTGCTAAATGGACTAGGGAcatagttttaatttttggttGTTAGTATCTATTAATGATTACAGAGTTCAAGTTGTTCAATAGTTAATATTTCCCCTTGCCCAATATTAACGGTAAAGAGTTATAATTggatagaaaaaagaaaatgaagaaagggaaaaaaaaaaaaaataaataaataaaaaaaataaataaaaaaatgagaaaaatttgataatttaACCTCTTTTCAT is part of the Saccharomycodes ludwigii strain NBRC 1722 chromosome III, whole genome shotgun sequence genome and encodes:
- the BUG1 gene encoding Bug1p (similar to Saccharomyces cerevisiae YDL099W | BUG1 | Binder of USO1 and GRH1), with protein sequence MAEEESKDSSISLEEQERLKKLEEARKKVEALKNKKKNKKIKNKKKDIITANNNSSTGDDKSVENTPDHTLVDDESTENDAKKNRVSIQEEEPREKLTEGEENKIETIVTPKEKESETIITPEMKDDEKIITQEGEENESFITSEKKEDERNTTIENKDNMSETTDRNKNGATDLFEVSSNQALTPDSAHNDNDDFLTSIKKSNELEDLKEKIKALEQELKKLKFHNMEQETNIDDLKDEVTTLQNNLQSTEDTLKETQSALIQQQQLNQQLQQQLNQQQQTEQVVNNGLPLNLQFSSFNNGQKAQNNATDSVRSATPVDRSLMFAKWKEWNVDMTTWRSIGSGPIVEF
- the MRPS8 gene encoding mitochondrial 37S ribosomal protein uS8m MRPS8 (similar to Saccharomyces cerevisiae YMR158W | MRPS8 | Mitochondrial Ribosomal Protein Small subunit); the protein is MSLVHLANVCSHLQNCTRVRLSLTSIPYTKLHLQVAYNLYKHGFVSSLQRGSTKGPDVVSVEVTPDNISTRRLWVGLKYRENKPVLSQFGLISKPNLKIILDHSDLTKLCSGISIRKIKPLQPGELILVKDMKNNVVLDINEAIAKRKDNVMVLCRAK